Proteins encoded together in one Camelina sativa cultivar DH55 chromosome 9, Cs, whole genome shotgun sequence window:
- the LOC104714585 gene encoding plasma membrane-associated cation-binding protein 2, translating into MATVEVEHVTPAPAETVEVPAPKTVEPEEAVVVAAVADAVPAPVTESEAPVEVTTKDLVVEETEKPTEETEEKKTEEAPVETPEVVEIKKEEEAPAVVEIKKEEEAPVETPAVVEEESKTAEVVETKKEEEVEEKKTEEAPAVVEEEKKPEAEEEKPTEVAAVEAVAAAPVEKTDE; encoded by the exons ATGGCCACCGTCGAg GTTGAACATGTGACTCCAGCACCAGCTGAGACCGTTGAGGTGCCAGCACCAAAGACTGTGGAGCCGGAGGAAGCTGTAGTCGTTGCAGCCGTCGCCGATGCTGTTCCAGCTCCGGTAACAGAATCCGAAGCACCTGTGGAAGTAACGACTAAAGACTTGGTAgtggaagaaacagagaaaccaaccgaagaaacagaggagaagaaaacagaggaagctcCAGTTGAAACTCCGGAGGTTGTGGAGatcaagaaagaggaagaagctccGGCGGTTGTGGAGATCAAGAAAGAGGAGGAAGCTCCGGTTGAGACTCCAGCGGTTGTGGAGGAAGAGAGCAAAACAGCGGAAGTTGTAGAGAcgaaaaaagaggaagaagtagaagagaagaagacagagGAAGCTCCAGCGGTTgttgaggaagagaagaagccaGAAGCAGAGGAGGAGAAACCCACTGAAGTAGCCGCCGTCGAAGCCGTCGCCGCAGCTCCAGTGGAGAAGACTGATGagtaa
- the LOC104714586 gene encoding transcription termination factor MTERF4, chloroplastic-like translates to MCSLILRGRGSIDLQKWRNVNVLSSAFSNSFSSLVATASLSRDGRKGKNFTVSYLVGSLGIPKKLADSISSKVTIKDKSNPDSVLSLLRSNGFTDSQISSIVTGYPTLLVLDAEKSVAPKLQFLQSRGASSSELTQIVSSVPEILGLRAGKGISRYYDFIKEVLEMDKKSSKLCHSLPQGSRQENKIRNLLVLRDLGVPHKLLFSLLTSRGKPVCGKERFEESIRKIVEMGFDPTEPKFVNALHVFYEMNDKTIEDKVNVYKRLGFDVEDVWVIFKKWPYSLKFSEEKISQTFETLKMCGLDENEVIQVLKKYPQFIRISEQRILNFLETFLGLGFSRDEFAMILKCFPMFFGLSIETVKKKTEFVVKKMNWLLKDMALFPQVLGYSLEKRIVPRCNVIKALMSRGSLGSKLPSMSSVLTSNDDDFLKRFVRKHNDEELVAELMAIFTGKKRKFRVKSIKGS, encoded by the coding sequence ATGTGTTCTCTGATACTCCGTGGAAGAGGATCTATTGACTTACAGAAATGGCGTAACGTTAATGTATTATCATCTGCTTTTTCCaattccttctcttctcttgttgcTACTGCGAGCCTTAGTAGAGATGGTCGTAAAGGTAAGAACTTTACAGTCTCTTACCTCGTTGGCTCATTGGGTATACCTAAAAAACTCGCAGACTCGATTTCAAGTAAGGTCACCATTAAGGACAAGTCAAATCCTGATTCAGTTCTGAGTCTTTTGAGAAGTAATGGGTTCACAGATTCTCAGATCTCAAGCATCGTTACGGGTTATCCAACATTGCTTGTATTAGATGCTGAGAAATCAGTTGCTCCAAAGCTTCAGTTTTTGCAGTCAAGAGGAGCTTCAAGCTCTGAGCTCACTCAGATTGTTTCGTCAGTTCCTGAAATCTTGGGGTTAAGAGCGGGTAAAGGTATAAGCAGATACTATGATTTCATCAAAGAGGTTTTAGAAATGGATAAAAAGAGTTCCAAGTTGTGTCATTCTTTGCCACAGGGTAGTAGGCAGGAGAATAAAATTAGgaatcttttggttttgagaGACTTGGGTGTGCCTCATAAGTTACTATTCTCATTGCTTACATCCCGTGGAAAACCTGTTTGTggtaaagaaagatttgaagaatCCATCAGGAAGATAGTTGAGATGGGTTTTGACCCGACCGAACCAAAGTTTGTCAATGCTCTCCATGTCTTTTACGAAATGAACGACAAGACAATAGAAGATAAAGTCAATGTTTACAAAAGGTTAGGCTTTGATGTGGAAGATGTATGGGTGATCTTCAAAAAGTGGCCTTACTCTTTGAAATTCTCAGAGGAGAAGATTAGTCAGACATTTGAAACCTTGAAGATGTGTGGTTTGGATGAAAACGAGGTGATTCAAGTGTTGAAGAAGTATCCGCAGTTCATACGTATTTCAGAGCAGAGGATATTGAACTTTCTTGAAACATTTCTAGGTCTAGGATTCAGCAGAGATGAGTTTGCCATGATACTCAAGTGTTTTCCTATGTTCTTTGGATTGTCTATAGAGACGGTTAAAAAGAAGACTGAGTttgtggtgaagaagatgaattggCTGCTAAAGGACATGGCTTTGTTCCCTCAGGTACTTGGATACAGCTTGGAGAAGAGGATTGTGCCAAGGTGTAACGTAATCAAAGCTCTCATGTCTAGAGGATCGCTTGGAAGCAAACTCCCTTCAATGTCGTCTGTATTGACATCTAACGATGATGATTTCTTAAAAAGGTTTGTGAGGAAGCACAATGACGAGGAGCTTGTGGCTGAGTTGATGGCTATCTTCACtggaaagaagagaaagttcCGAGTGAAATCCATAAAGGGTTCTTAG
- the LOC104714587 gene encoding LOW QUALITY PROTEIN: 36.4 kDa proline-rich protein (The sequence of the model RefSeq protein was modified relative to this genomic sequence to represent the inferred CDS: inserted 1 base in 1 codon) — translation MGSRVLTSLFIFLISTVITLPPTIQACTPCTHPHPPVPXPPQHGGGGSGGSKPPPHHGGKGGGKPPHHGGKGGGPPHHGGGGGKPPHHGGGGGKSPPVVRPPPVVVRPPPIIRPPPVVYPPPIVRPPPITRPPIIGPPIQPPPVTTPPGLLPPITTPPGLLPPVTTPPGLLPPIINPPPVTVPPPSSGYPPYGPPSGGGGGGGGGGGGGKQPTCPINALKLGACVDVLGGLIHIGLGNPVENVCCPVLQGLLELEAAVCLCTTIRLKLLNLNIFIPLALQALITCGINPPPGFVCPPLT, via the exons ATGGGATCGAGGGTTTTGActtctttattcattttcttgatCTCCACGGTTATCACACTGCCACCAACGATCCAAGCTTGCACTCCTTGTACTCATCCTCACCCTCCGGTTC AACCCCCGCAGCACGGTGGCGGTGGCAGCGGTGGTAGCAAGCCGCCGCCGCATCACGGTGGAAAAGGTGGTGGTAAACCCCCACACCACGGTGGAAAAGGTGGAGGACCTCCGcatcatggtggaggaggaggcaaGCCACCGCATCATGGAGGCGGAGGAGGGAAATCACCGCCGGTTGTTAGACCTCCTCCGGTAGTAGTGAGGCCACCGCCAATCATAAGGCCTCCGCCGGTTGTCTATCCACCACCAATCGTGAGGCCACCGCCAATCACAAGACCTCCCATCATAGGCCCTCCAATTCAACCACCGCCGGTTACAACTCCTCCGGGACTCCTCCCTCCGATCACAACTCCTCCGGGACTTCTCCCTCCAGTCACAACTCCTCCAGGACTTCTCCCTCCAATCATTAACCCACCTCCGGTCACAGTCCCGCCACCATCTTCCGGCTATCCACCATATGGTCCACCTtccggtggaggaggaggaggagggggaggaggaggcggtggcAAACAACCAACGTGTCCGATCAACGCACTGAAGCTTGGAGCTTGTGTTGACGTTTTGGGAGGATTGATCCATATAGGACTTGGAAATCCGGTGGAAAATGTGTGTTGTCCAGTGTTACAAGGGTTACTTGAGTTAGAAGCAGCCGTTTGTCTTTGTACAACCATAAGACTTAAGCTTCTCAACTTAAACATCTTCATTCCTCTTGCACTTCAAGCTCTCATCACTTGCGGGATCAATCCTCCTCCTGGTTTTGTCTGTCCTCCTCTCACTTGA
- the LOC104714588 gene encoding lipid transfer protein EARLI 1, with translation MASRTTKPLALFLILNFLFFTTISASGNCGCPSPKPKPNPSPSPKPKPNPKPNPTPNPSPSPTTAKCPKDALKLGVCANVLNGLLNITLGKPPVEPCCTLIQGLADLEAAACLCTALKANILGINLNIPISLSLLLNVCSKKVPPGFQC, from the coding sequence ATGGCTTCAAGAACCACAAAACCTTTAGCCCTTTTCTTGATTCtcaacttcctcttcttcacaaCAATCTCCGCCTCCGGTAACTGCGGTTGCCCTTCTCCCAAGCCAAAACCTAACCCTAGCCCCTCTCCTAAGCCAAAACCTAACCCAAAACCGAACCCAACCCCAAACCCTAGCCCTAGCCCGACCACAGCCAAATGCCCTAAAGACGCTCTTAAGCTAGGAGTTTGCGCCAACGTGCTCAACGGCCTACTCAATATCACCCTTGGCAAGCCACCGGTCGAGCCATGTTGCACCCTCATCCAAGGACTCGCTGATCTTGAGGCTGCAGCTTGTCTTTGCACCGCACTCAAGGCTAATATCCTCGGGATCAACCTGAACATTCCGATCTCTCTCAGTCTGCTTCTCAATGTTTGCAGCAAAAAAGTTCCCCCTGGTTTCCAATGCTAA
- the LOC104714589 gene encoding uncharacterized protein LOC104714589 produces the protein MASGWVKSLQCKSKAFDDVYNPIKNPNPNHPNPTPKHLMSSYSCRRSTQSLKDVIETKKPKPKPKKPNPKPDKREPDPVFSPSTRIRSTGARDRDPFLPTLTELAEGHQSRNVVEIIFQTSWGPKPFSGQVEMIFKVQNGSKTLTRFEEYREAVKARSVGKAREENARSVADGNETMRFYCLGPSHGGGGGAWGLLGGKGGGASIYTFAGSSTANEKAGGGKGRKAMLVCRVIAGRVTKQSGLRYDTVDSDVRSRFDSVSGDDGELLVFDTRAVLPCFLIIYRL, from the coding sequence ATGGCAAGCGGGTGGGTCAAATCGTTACAATGCAAGTCAAAAGCTTTCGACGATGTTTACAATCCGATAAAAAACCCAAACCCGAATCATCCTAACCCGACTCCGAAACATCTCATGTCAAGTTACAGTTGCAGGAGAAGCACACAGAGTCTCAAAGACGTGATCGAAACCAAAAAacccaaaccgaaaccgaaaaaACCCAATCCAAAACCGGATAAACGAGAACCCGACCCGGTTTTCTCACCTTCGACCCGGATTCGATCAACCGGAGCTCGTGATCGTGACCCGTTTTTGCCGACGTTGACGGAGCTCGCGGAGGGTCATCAGTCACGTAATGTGGTGGAGATTATTTTTCAGACGAGTTGGGGTCCGAAACCGTTTTCGGGTCAGGTTGAAATGATCTTCAAAGTGCAAAACGGGTCAAAGACTCTGACCCGGTTCGAGGAGTATCGTGAGGCGGTGAAAGCTAGGAGCGTCGGGAAAGCGCGTGAAGAGAACGCGCGTTCGGTTGCTGACGGGAACGAGACGATGAGGTTTTATTGTTTGGGTCCGAGTCACGGCGGAGGTGGTGGCGCGTGGGGGTTATTGGGTGGTAAAGGCGGCGGCGCGTCGATTTATACGTTTGCCGGGAGTAGTACGGCGAATGAGAAAGCTGGTGGTGGGAAAGGGAGGAAGGCGATGTTGGTTTGTCGGGTCATAGCGGGTCGGGTCACGAAGCAGAGCGGGTTAAGGTATGATACGGTTGACTCTGATGTGAGATCACGGTTTGACTCAGTGAGTGGTGACGACGGCGAGTTGCTCGTGTTTGATACACGTGCGGTGTTGCCCTGTTTTCTCATCATCTACCGAttgtaa
- the LOC104714590 gene encoding uncharacterized protein LOC104714590 isoform X1, whose amino-acid sequence MYFSGLSNDEMLYEKRFETYEESSKQNQIKMVTLFGQQLSFQVYTAKEESIVFPLRTEAYGTNLFGKKSEKVNISNGSSCLLDLNETPANEPVSNNHQYFFQDLNLPHTEETNMSDEKSGLDSVHEKDCTASPSSCCTAENNTRTHDQLQDSCELVQNAAQCLLQLSAGLLNQSHDSSFKLGLTAISSSQDHEMGVEEPSRSCDSFELHTLRIKETILEEVCCVTSKATYDLSNKKESGVKLRRGRRMKNFQKEILPELVSLSRHEIQEDINILETVLRSREYKKLQGKTKDGKCKPNPRNNKGLTQRYIGRRRRQTG is encoded by the exons ATGTATTTCTCCGGCTTGTCCAACGACGAAATGTTGTACGAGAAACGTTTTGAAACGTATGAAGAAAGTTCTAAGCAGAATCAAATTAAAATGGTGACTCTATTTGGGCAGCAG CTTTCATTTCAGGTGTATACCGCAAAAGAGGAAAGCATTGTATTTCCCTTGAGGACTGAAGCATATGGCACAAATTTGTTTGGCAAGAAAAGTGAGAAAGTGAATATCTCAAATGGATCTTCATGTTTGCTGGATCTTAATGAAACCCCGGCTAATGAGCCGGTTTCTAATAATCATCAATACTTCTTCCAAGATCTGAACCTGCCACACACTGAGGAGACAAACATGAGCGACGAGAAGAGCGGTTTAGATAGTGTCCATGAAAAAGATTGTACAGCATCTCCATCTTCATGTTGCACCGCGGAAAACAACACAAGGACTCATGATCAGCTACAAGATTCGTGTGAGCTAGTCCAAAATGCAGCTCAATGTTTACTCCAGCTTTCAGCGGGTTTGCTCAATCAGAGTCATGACTCATCATTCAAACTTGGATTAACAGCTATCAGCTCATCTCAAGATCACGAGATGGGTGTGGAAGAACCGAGTCGTTCTTGTGATTCGTTTGAGCTACACACTTTAAGAATAAAAGAAACCATCCTTGAAGAGGTCTGTTGTGTAACATCAAAGGCCACATATGACTTGAGTAACAAGAAAGAGTCTGGAGTCAAGCtgagaagaggaaggagaatGAAGAATTTCCAAAAAGAGATACTCCCGGAACTTGTATCACTCTCTAGACATGAGATCCAAGAAGATATCAACATCTTAGAGACAGTTTTAAGATCGAGAGAATACAAGAAGTTGCAAGGAAAGACTAAAGATGGAAAATGTAAACCAAACCCGAGAAACAACAAAGGTTTGACTCAGAGGTATATAGGTAGAAGAAGGAGACAAACCGGATGA
- the LOC104714590 gene encoding uncharacterized protein LOC104714590 isoform X2: protein MYFSGLSNDEMLYEKRFETYEESSKQNQIKMVTLFGQQVYTAKEESIVFPLRTEAYGTNLFGKKSEKVNISNGSSCLLDLNETPANEPVSNNHQYFFQDLNLPHTEETNMSDEKSGLDSVHEKDCTASPSSCCTAENNTRTHDQLQDSCELVQNAAQCLLQLSAGLLNQSHDSSFKLGLTAISSSQDHEMGVEEPSRSCDSFELHTLRIKETILEEVCCVTSKATYDLSNKKESGVKLRRGRRMKNFQKEILPELVSLSRHEIQEDINILETVLRSREYKKLQGKTKDGKCKPNPRNNKGLTQRYIGRRRRQTG, encoded by the exons ATGTATTTCTCCGGCTTGTCCAACGACGAAATGTTGTACGAGAAACGTTTTGAAACGTATGAAGAAAGTTCTAAGCAGAATCAAATTAAAATGGTGACTCTATTTGGGCAGCAG GTGTATACCGCAAAAGAGGAAAGCATTGTATTTCCCTTGAGGACTGAAGCATATGGCACAAATTTGTTTGGCAAGAAAAGTGAGAAAGTGAATATCTCAAATGGATCTTCATGTTTGCTGGATCTTAATGAAACCCCGGCTAATGAGCCGGTTTCTAATAATCATCAATACTTCTTCCAAGATCTGAACCTGCCACACACTGAGGAGACAAACATGAGCGACGAGAAGAGCGGTTTAGATAGTGTCCATGAAAAAGATTGTACAGCATCTCCATCTTCATGTTGCACCGCGGAAAACAACACAAGGACTCATGATCAGCTACAAGATTCGTGTGAGCTAGTCCAAAATGCAGCTCAATGTTTACTCCAGCTTTCAGCGGGTTTGCTCAATCAGAGTCATGACTCATCATTCAAACTTGGATTAACAGCTATCAGCTCATCTCAAGATCACGAGATGGGTGTGGAAGAACCGAGTCGTTCTTGTGATTCGTTTGAGCTACACACTTTAAGAATAAAAGAAACCATCCTTGAAGAGGTCTGTTGTGTAACATCAAAGGCCACATATGACTTGAGTAACAAGAAAGAGTCTGGAGTCAAGCtgagaagaggaaggagaatGAAGAATTTCCAAAAAGAGATACTCCCGGAACTTGTATCACTCTCTAGACATGAGATCCAAGAAGATATCAACATCTTAGAGACAGTTTTAAGATCGAGAGAATACAAGAAGTTGCAAGGAAAGACTAAAGATGGAAAATGTAAACCAAACCCGAGAAACAACAAAGGTTTGACTCAGAGGTATATAGGTAGAAGAAGGAGACAAACCGGATGA
- the LOC104714592 gene encoding flavin-containing monooxygenase FMO GS-OX2 isoform X2, whose amino-acid sequence MAPAQNPISSQHVAVIGAGAAGLVTARELRREGHTVVVFEREKQVGGLWIYSPKAESDPLSLDPTRSIVHSSVYESLRTNLPRECMGFTDFPFVPRFDDESRDSRRYPSHMEVLAYLQDFAREFNLEEMVRFETEVVRVEPVKGKWKVRSKTSGDISEDEIFDAVVVCNGHYTEPNIAHIPGIKLWPGKQIHSHNYRVPDPFESEVVVVIGNFASGADISRDIAKVAKEVHIASRASERDTYVKPPGPRNNLWVHSEIDTANEDGSIVFKNGKVIHADSIVYCTGYKYYFPFLDTNGYMSIDENRVEHLYKHVFPPALAPTLSFVGLPAMGIQFVMFEIQSKWVAAVLSGRFTLPSQDKMMEDITTTYATLDALGIPKRYTHKLGKVQCEYLNWIAEECDCPLVEHWRNQEIVRGYQRLVSHPETYRDEWDDDDLKEEAYRDFATKKLISFHPSYFLESSI is encoded by the exons aTGGCACCAGCTCAAAACCCAATCAGTTCTCAACACGTGGCAGTCATCGGAGCCGGAGCAGCTGGTCTCGTAACGGCTAGGGAGCTCCGTCGTGAAGGTCACACTGTCGTTGTCTTTGAGCGGGAGAAACAAGTTGGAGGTCTCTGGATCTATTCACCCAAAGCAGAATCCGACCCGCTTAGCCTCGACCCGACACGATCCATAGTCCACTCGAGCGTCTACGAGTCTCTCCGAACCAACCTCCCACGAGAATGTATGGGTTTCACGGACTTCCCTTTTGTGCCACGTTTTGATGATGAGTCAAGAGACTCGAGACGGTATCCGAGCCACATGGAAGTTCTTGCGTATCTTCAAGACTTTGCTAGAGAGTTTAACCTAGAGGAGATGGTCCGGTTCGAGACCGAGGTGGTTCGGGTTGAACCGGTTAAAGGGAAATGGAAGGTCCGGTCTAAAACCTCCGGCGATATATCCGAAGATGAGATCTTTGACGCCGTTGTGGTTTGCAATGGACATTATACAGAACCAAACATCGCTCATATTCCTG GTATAAAATTGTGGCCAGGAAAGCAGATCCATAGCCACAACTACAGAGTTCCTGATCCATTCGAAAGCGAG gtggtggtggtgataggAAATTTTGCGAGCGGTGCTGATATTAGTAGGGACATAGCTAAGGTCGCAAAAGAAGTCCACATTGCGTCTAGAGCGAGTGAACGTGATACATACGTAAAGCCTCCGGGGCCTCGCAACAATCTATGGGTTCATTCAGAG ATAGACACCGCCAATGAGGATGGGtcaattgttttcaaaaacggGAAAGTGATACATGCTGATAGTATTGTGTATTGCACCGG GTATAAATATTACTTTCCATTTCTTGACACCAACGGCTATATGAGCATTGATGAAAACCGCGTTGAACATCTATACAAGCATGTGTTTCCACCCGCGCTTGCCCCTACTCTTTCTTTCGTGGGGCTACCGGCAATG GGAATACAATTTGTTATGTTTGAAATCCAAAGCAAATGGGTGGCAGCAGTCTTGTCAGGAAGGTTTACACTACCTTCTCAAGATAAGATGATGGAAGATATTACTACGACTTATGCGACACTTGATGCGTTAGGTATTCCCAAGAGATATACGCATAAATTGGGTAAAGTTCAG TGTGAGTACCTTAATTGGATCGCGGAAGAATGTGATTGTCCACTCGTTGAGCATTGGAGAAATCAAGAAATCGTCCGTGGATACCAGAGACTTGTCTCCCACCCTGAAACTTATCGCGATGAATGGGACGACGATGATCTTAAGGAAGAAGCCTACAGAGATTTTGCTACGAAGAAGTTGATTAGTTTTCATCCTTCCTATTTCCTCGAATcaagtatatga
- the LOC104714592 gene encoding flavin-containing monooxygenase FMO GS-OX2 isoform X1 has product MAPAQNPISSQHVAVIGAGAAGLVTARELRREGHTVVVFEREKQVGGLWIYSPKAESDPLSLDPTRSIVHSSVYESLRTNLPRECMGFTDFPFVPRFDDESRDSRRYPSHMEVLAYLQDFAREFNLEEMVRFETEVVRVEPVKGKWKVRSKTSGDISEDEIFDAVVVCNGHYTEPNIAHIPGIKLWPGKQIHSHNYRVPDPFESEVVVVIGNFASGADISRDIAKVAKEVHIASRASERDTYVKPPGPRNNLWVHSEIDTANEDGSIVFKNGKVIHADSIVYCTGYKYYFPFLDTNGYMSIDENRVEHLYKHVFPPALAPTLSFVGLPAMVSLSSKIDTYWGFEFTYHLCSDLFFIYFYQGIQFVMFEIQSKWVAAVLSGRFTLPSQDKMMEDITTTYATLDALGIPKRYTHKLGKVQCEYLNWIAEECDCPLVEHWRNQEIVRGYQRLVSHPETYRDEWDDDDLKEEAYRDFATKKLISFHPSYFLESSI; this is encoded by the exons aTGGCACCAGCTCAAAACCCAATCAGTTCTCAACACGTGGCAGTCATCGGAGCCGGAGCAGCTGGTCTCGTAACGGCTAGGGAGCTCCGTCGTGAAGGTCACACTGTCGTTGTCTTTGAGCGGGAGAAACAAGTTGGAGGTCTCTGGATCTATTCACCCAAAGCAGAATCCGACCCGCTTAGCCTCGACCCGACACGATCCATAGTCCACTCGAGCGTCTACGAGTCTCTCCGAACCAACCTCCCACGAGAATGTATGGGTTTCACGGACTTCCCTTTTGTGCCACGTTTTGATGATGAGTCAAGAGACTCGAGACGGTATCCGAGCCACATGGAAGTTCTTGCGTATCTTCAAGACTTTGCTAGAGAGTTTAACCTAGAGGAGATGGTCCGGTTCGAGACCGAGGTGGTTCGGGTTGAACCGGTTAAAGGGAAATGGAAGGTCCGGTCTAAAACCTCCGGCGATATATCCGAAGATGAGATCTTTGACGCCGTTGTGGTTTGCAATGGACATTATACAGAACCAAACATCGCTCATATTCCTG GTATAAAATTGTGGCCAGGAAAGCAGATCCATAGCCACAACTACAGAGTTCCTGATCCATTCGAAAGCGAG gtggtggtggtgataggAAATTTTGCGAGCGGTGCTGATATTAGTAGGGACATAGCTAAGGTCGCAAAAGAAGTCCACATTGCGTCTAGAGCGAGTGAACGTGATACATACGTAAAGCCTCCGGGGCCTCGCAACAATCTATGGGTTCATTCAGAG ATAGACACCGCCAATGAGGATGGGtcaattgttttcaaaaacggGAAAGTGATACATGCTGATAGTATTGTGTATTGCACCGG GTATAAATATTACTTTCCATTTCTTGACACCAACGGCTATATGAGCATTGATGAAAACCGCGTTGAACATCTATACAAGCATGTGTTTCCACCCGCGCTTGCCCCTACTCTTTCTTTCGTGGGGCTACCGGCAATGGTTAGTCTCTCAAGCAAAATTGATACATATTGGGGTTTCGAGTTCACGTATCACCTATGTTCTgatctttttttcatttatttttaccaGGGAATACAATTTGTTATGTTTGAAATCCAAAGCAAATGGGTGGCAGCAGTCTTGTCAGGAAGGTTTACACTACCTTCTCAAGATAAGATGATGGAAGATATTACTACGACTTATGCGACACTTGATGCGTTAGGTATTCCCAAGAGATATACGCATAAATTGGGTAAAGTTCAG TGTGAGTACCTTAATTGGATCGCGGAAGAATGTGATTGTCCACTCGTTGAGCATTGGAGAAATCAAGAAATCGTCCGTGGATACCAGAGACTTGTCTCCCACCCTGAAACTTATCGCGATGAATGGGACGACGATGATCTTAAGGAAGAAGCCTACAGAGATTTTGCTACGAAGAAGTTGATTAGTTTTCATCCTTCCTATTTCCTCGAATcaagtatatga
- the LOC104714593 gene encoding flavin-containing monooxygenase FMO GS-OX3 codes for MAAAQIPISSKHVAVIGAGAAGLITSRELRREGHSVVVFEREKQVGGLWVYTPKSESDLLSLDPTRSRVHSSIYDSLRTNVPRESMGVRDFPFLPRFDDESRDPRRYPNHREVLAYVQEFAREFKIEEMIRFETEVVRVEPVIEKWRVQSKNPGGDFDDEIFDAVVVCTGHYTEPNVPNIPGIKSWPGKQIHSHNYRVPDPFENEVVVVIGNFASGADISRDIAKVAKEVHIASRKKEPHTYEKIPVPQNNLWMHSEIDTTREDGSIVFKNGKEVFADSIVYCTGYKYNFPFLETNGYLRIDEKRVEHLYKHVFPPALAPGLSFVGVPAMGIVFVMFEIQSKWVAAVLSGRVTLPPPDKMMDDINEWYASLDVIGIPKRHTHTIGRIQSEYLNWVAKECGCELVERWRAQEVDGGYVRLVTHPETYRDEWDDDELIEEAYHDFSRKKLISFDPSYYLENIR; via the exons ATGGCAGCAGCTCAAATCCCAATCAGTTCTAAACACGTGGCAGTGATCGGAGCTGGAGCAGCCGGTCTCATAACGTCTAGGGAGCTTCGTCGTGAAGGTCACAGTGTAGTCGTGTTTGAACGAGAGAAACAAGTCGGTGGTCTTTGGGTTTACACACCAAAATCCGAATCCGACCTGCTTAGCCTCGACCCGACCAGATCCAGAGTGCACTCGAGCATCTACGATTCTCTCCGAACCAATGTCCCGAGAGAGAGTATGGGTGTCAGGGACTTCCCGTTTTTGCCACGTTTCGATGACGAGTCAAGAGACCCGAGACGGTATCCAAATCACAGGGAAGTTCTTGCGTATGTTCAAGAATTTGCTAGAGAGTTCAAAATTGAGGAGATGATCAGGTTCGAGACCGAGGTGGTTCGGGTCGAACCGGTTATCGAGAAATGGAGGGTCCAGTCCAAAAACCCCGGCGGTGACTTCGATGATGAGATCTTTGACGCAGTAGTGGTTTGCACTGGTCACTATACAGAACCAAACGTTCCTAATATTCCTG gtATAAAATCGTGGCCAGGAAAGCAGATCCATAGCCACAACTACAGAGTTCCTGATCCATTCGAAAACGAG gtggtggtggtgataggAAATTTTGCGAGCGGTGCTGATATAAGTAGGGACATAGCTAAGGTCGCAAAAGAAGTCCACATTGCGTCTAGAAAAAAGGAACCCCACACATACGAGAAGATTCCCGTTCCCCAAAACAATCTATGGATGCATTCTGAA ATCGACACCACCCGTGAAGATGGGtcaattgttttcaaaaacggGAAGGAGGTTTTTGCTGATAGCATTGTGTATTGCACCGg GTACAAGTATAACTTCCCATTTCTTGAAACCAATGGCTACTTGCGCATTGATGAGAAACGCGTTGAACATTTATACAAGCACGTATTTCCACCTGCGCTTGCCCCCGGACTTTCTTTCGTTGGTGTTCCAGCAATG GGCATAGTATTTGTTATGTTTGAAATCCAAAGCAAATGGGTGGCAGCAGTTTTGTCAGGACGGGTTACACTCCCTCCACCGGACAAGATGATGGACGATATTAATGAATGGTATGCATCGCTTGATGTGATAGGTATTCCCAAAAGACATACGCATACAATAGGCAGAATTCAG AGTGAGTACCTCAATTGGGTCGCAAAAGAATGTGGTTGTGAACTCGTAGAACGTTGGAGAGCTCAAGAAGTTGACGGCGGATACGTGAGACTTGTCACCCACCCAGAAACTTACCGTGATGAATGGGACGACGATGAACTCATAGAAGAAGCGTACCATGATTTCTCTAGGAAGAAGTTGATTAGTTTTGATCCTTCTTATTACCTCGAAAACATAAGATGA